The Paenibacillus mucilaginosus 3016 genome includes the window CGGAGATTGTGGACCTTGCGAATTACCTGAACGCTATGGGCGCGAAGATCCGCGGAGCGGGCACGGGCCTCATCCGGATTGACGGCGTGGAACGGCTTCAGGGGGCGGTGCACACCGTCATTCCGGACCGGATCGAAGCGGGTACATACATGATTGCCGCGGCGATTACCGGCAGCGACCTCTACGTAGAGGGCGCGATTGGGGATCACCTGCGGCCGGTCATCTCCAAGATGCAGGAGATGGGCGTGCAGATCGAAGAAGACGAGAACGGCATCCGGGTCTACACCGTAGGTCCGCTGAAGGCCGTAGACGTCAAGACGCTGCCGTATCCGGGCTTCCCGACCGATATGCAGTCGCAGATGATGGCGCTGCTGCTGACCGCCGAAGGCACCTCCATTGTGACGGAGACGGTATTCGAGAACCGCTTCATGCATGTGGAGCAGATGGCGAACATGAGCGCGCAGATCAAAGTCGAAGGACGGACGGCCGTCATCAGCGGCGGTGCCAGACTCCAGGGCGCCAAGGTGTGCGCAACGGACCTTCGGGCCGGTGCAGCCCTTATTCTTGCCGCGCTGGTAGCGGAAGGCGACACGGAGATCACGGGGCTGCATCATATCGACCGTGGTTACGTGGGCATCACCGAGAAACTGAGCCTGCTTGGCGCCGAGATCCGCCGGCTGCCGCTCGAGATCGTCGAGGAGACGGAGCGGGAAGAAGTGCTGCCGCTGTTCGCGGTGCAGCCGAGCCTGGCGTAAGAATGCCGGCAGGATGGATACGGAATTTCAGAGAGAACCGGTTTTTCCCGCAGGGGAGAGCCGGTTCTTTTTTTGTTGCTCCACGTCTGGTAGCCATAGAATGAGATTCTCATTTCCCTGCTCCTATTACCTGGTCATAGGGAAGAGAGAGGGAGAGCCGGGTTCTATTCTATCTTTCGGATTCATATAGTTAAGGTACCTGCAGCCGTTGCCGCAGCCAAATAGAGCAGCCCTGACAGGGCCGGAGGACGAACCTTAGATGACGAAGTACAAGCTGAACCCCAGGCAGAAAAAGGTGCTGGGCTGGTTTGCCGTGTGGCTCGCCAGCTTTACGGCCGTCGTCGTGCTGGTGCCGGGTCTGCTCGTCCGTTCCACCACCCCTTCCGCGGACCCGGCGGCGGTCCGTCCGGCCAGTGCCCAGCCGGAGGCAGGCGACGTGCCTCTCATCCCGGTCTATCTCTCGAAATCGAAGTCGACGGACCGGATTCCGCTGGAAACCTACGTGCGGGGCGTCGTGGCGGCGGAGATGCCGGCGGAGTTCGAGCCGGAAGCGCTCAAAGCCCAGGCCTTGGCCGCGCGCACCTATATCATCCGGCGGATGCTGGCCGGTGACCGGACCGGCGTTCCTGCCGGGGAGGCCTTGGTTACGGACACGATCGCCCATCAGGCCTATATCAGCGATGAGGAGCTGGGGCAGCGGTGGGGCGCCGATTACGCCCGGGTCCGGGACAAGCTGAACCGTGCCGTGGAAGAGACGAAGGATACGATTCTTACTTATGAGGGGCAGCCGATCGAGGCCAGCTTTTTCTCCACCTCGAACGGGTATACCGAGAATTCGGAAGATTATTGGAACGTGAAGATTCCTTATCTGCGTTCCGTGGCCAGTCCCTGGGATGCGAAGCTGTCCCCCCGTTACAAGGAGACGGTCCGCTTCTCGGGCAAGGAGCTGCAGACGCGGCTTGGACTGCCCGCGGCGATCCCGGCGACCACCGGGGCCTCCAGGGGTCTCAAGGTGCTCGAGCGCAGCCAGGGCCGGCGCATCCTGAAGCTGTCCGCCGGCGGCAAGCAGTTCACCGGCCGTGAGGTCCGCGAGAAGCTCGGGCTGAACTCAAGCGGCTTCCAGTGGAGCTACAAGGACGGGGCCTGGGAGATCACGACGTTCGGATATGGCCATGGCGTGGGCATGAGCCAGTGGGGAGCGCAGGGAATGGCTCTGGAAGGCCGTAAGGCGGAGGAAATCGTGAAACACTATTATACGGGAGTTGAACTCTCGAAGGCTTCGACTCTATTGTCTGCAAAAAGTTTCTGAAAAGCCGCAAGCGGCGTGCGTATAAATCTCGCAAACCTGGTAAGACTGGTTAGCGAGGTGATATACATATGAATGAACAAAAAAGAGATTCCCAAAACGAGGCTCCTAAAACCATCGAAGGAGCGCAACACACGTCGTCTGCTTGGAAGAGATTGCTTGCCAAAAAGTGGGTGTTTCCGGCAACGTACATCGCTGCAGCGGCTATCATCCTAACCATCATGTGGGTGTATCAGGGCGGGGGTGGCCTGACAACGAACAGCGATGTTTCCGTTGACAAGCCCGCCGGTACGGTCACCGACAGTGTATCCGGTCCGGATTCGGTCGCGACGACAGCCAAGCAGGAAACGATGCAGTGGCCGGTGAAAAACCGCAGCGAGCTTGAAGTGGTGCTGCCTTACTTTGATCCGAATGCCGCGAATGATGTCAGACAAGCCGCCATGGTGGAGTACGGCGATACGTTCACACCGCACATCGGCATGGATTTTGCCAAGAAAGACAATGCACCCTTCGAGGTTCTCGCTGTCATGGGCGGCAAAGTAACGGCCGTACAGAAGGATCCGCTGGTAGGCAACCTGGTTGAAATTACGCATGCCAACGGTCTTGTGTCCGTGTACCAGAGCCTCGCCGAGGTGAAGGTGACCAAGGATGCGGAAGTGAAGAAAGGCGACGTGATCGCCCAAGCCGGCCGCAACGAGCTGGAGAAGGATCAAGGGACGCACCTGCACTTCGAACTGCGCCAGGGCCAAGGCGGGCCGGCGGTCAATCCGGAGCAGTACATCGCCGAACAGTAAATCGAACCGTGCAATATAAAGAAGAGGCAGGGAGGAGCCACCGACCTGCTTCTTTTCTCTTATCTGAAGATGCTTTCGTGCAGCCCGGATCGCGGATTCGAATGAATGCGCTGCCGTCCAGCTCGTGTCCGGGCCGGACGATTCGGGAGGAAACGTTTGAAAAACCGGGCTTGTCCTTGAAAATAAATGTGCTCCTGCGGCTTGTCAGGCCGGGAAACAGCGAATATAAGCGTGTGCCCCTCATATACTGTACCAAACTAACTCGAGTAGGGAGGCGAGGGGAGTGCACGATTACATCAAAGAGCGAACGATTAAGATCGGCCGCTGCCTGGTGGAGACCAAGCACACGGTCCGCACCATTGCAAAGGAGTTCGGCGTTTCCAAGAGCACGGTGCACAAGGACTTGACGGAGCGTCTGCCGGAGATCAACCCGGAGCTGGCCAATCAGGTCAAGCACATACTGGAATATCATAAGTCCATCCGTCACCTGCGCGGCGGAGAAGCAACCAAGATCAAGTACCGCAAAACCCGCAGCCCGAAAGTACAGGAGAAGCTCGTCACCGTGAAGTAGGC containing:
- the murA gene encoding UDP-N-acetylglucosamine 1-carboxyvinyltransferase, translated to MSKIIVRGGKKLSGRVRIHGAKNAVLPIIAASILGSEGVSVIHDAPPLDDVLVINKVLESLGIAVEYRNETIRVDAGRITTCEASYDLVRKMRASFLVMGPLLTRMGQARISLPGGCAIGTRPIDQHLKGFEAMGAEIELGQGYIEARVNGRLKGAKIYLDVASVGATENIMMAAALAEGTTLIENAAKEPEIVDLANYLNAMGAKIRGAGTGLIRIDGVERLQGAVHTVIPDRIEAGTYMIAAAITGSDLYVEGAIGDHLRPVISKMQEMGVQIEEDENGIRVYTVGPLKAVDVKTLPYPGFPTDMQSQMMALLLTAEGTSIVTETVFENRFMHVEQMANMSAQIKVEGRTAVISGGARLQGAKVCATDLRAGAALILAALVAEGDTEITGLHHIDRGYVGITEKLSLLGAEIRRLPLEIVEETEREEVLPLFAVQPSLA
- the spoIID gene encoding stage II sporulation protein D yields the protein MTKYKLNPRQKKVLGWFAVWLASFTAVVVLVPGLLVRSTTPSADPAAVRPASAQPEAGDVPLIPVYLSKSKSTDRIPLETYVRGVVAAEMPAEFEPEALKAQALAARTYIIRRMLAGDRTGVPAGEALVTDTIAHQAYISDEELGQRWGADYARVRDKLNRAVEETKDTILTYEGQPIEASFFSTSNGYTENSEDYWNVKIPYLRSVASPWDAKLSPRYKETVRFSGKELQTRLGLPAAIPATTGASRGLKVLERSQGRRILKLSAGGKQFTGREVREKLGLNSSGFQWSYKDGAWEITTFGYGHGVGMSQWGAQGMALEGRKAEEIVKHYYTGVELSKASTLLSAKSF
- a CDS encoding M23 family metallopeptidase, with protein sequence MNEQKRDSQNEAPKTIEGAQHTSSAWKRLLAKKWVFPATYIAAAAIILTIMWVYQGGGGLTTNSDVSVDKPAGTVTDSVSGPDSVATTAKQETMQWPVKNRSELEVVLPYFDPNAANDVRQAAMVEYGDTFTPHIGMDFAKKDNAPFEVLAVMGGKVTAVQKDPLVGNLVEITHANGLVSVYQSLAEVKVTKDAEVKKGDVIAQAGRNELEKDQGTHLHFELRQGQGGPAVNPEQYIAEQ
- the spoIIID gene encoding sporulation transcriptional regulator SpoIIID codes for the protein MHDYIKERTIKIGRCLVETKHTVRTIAKEFGVSKSTVHKDLTERLPEINPELANQVKHILEYHKSIRHLRGGEATKIKYRKTRSPKVQEKLVTVK